TTCACGAATGAGTCCGGCCTGTTGTAACACGCCAAGGGTGTAATACACCGTGTTTTGAGAAATCATCGGGTAATCTTGGGAAACGTGCCGGTACAAGTCCTCAGCCGTGGGATGGCTTGCCGTTTCAATCAAGGCCTTGTATATCGCCGTACGCTGAGGCGTGATCTTTAACCCTTGCTCTTTGAATCGTTGTCGAATTGTTTCAGGAACTGTCTTCATCTGATTCTCTTTTAGGAATTATTACTAACTAGCAAATTGTGGTAGGGAGGGTCAAGCGAGTTAAGAACCGTGATCCGATCTTCATTTGCTACGATCCTTCAACACTCCCAATAACGAAACACGAACGATGAACGACGAGACAGGTGTGGTTACAAAATCCCGACAGACGTGAGCAGCACGATAAACACGGCAATTGGCGCGATGTATCGAACCAGCGCTTGCCAGACCAGGTATAGGGTGGGATTTTGGATCTTGAGTTCGGACTTGGTGAGTTGAGGGTTCATCAG
The genomic region above belongs to Nitrospirales bacterium and contains:
- a CDS encoding transcriptional repressor, yielding MKTVPETIRQRFKEQGLKITPQRTAIYKALIETASHPTAEDLYRHVSQDYPMISQNTVYYTLGVLQQAGLIREVNVGHDRARYDGNLSPHHHLICHTCQSIVDVMDERLNTLAFPDGLPQGFTITDYQVEFRGYCKSCQKRT